One stretch of Coleofasciculaceae cyanobacterium DNA includes these proteins:
- a CDS encoding valine--pyruvate transaminase, with protein sequence MNLVLSQFGSQMSQLTGVRAIMKDIIETLRNSAGREFINLSAGNPVILPEVEQLWRDCTQELLASDEYGEVVCRYGSSQGYTPLIEAVVQDFNARYGLNLSDRHILITGGSQALYLYAANAFGGYTASGDLRQVVLPLSPDYTGYGGVSLTPEALLAYKPTLEIDEDKHRFKYRPDFSQLQINEQTGCVIFSRPCNPTGNVISDEEVKKIAALAAKQDVPVLIDSAYAPPYPALNFTEMTPQFGDNIIHCMSLSKAGLPGERIGIAIGDPQLIEILESFQTNACIHSSRYGQAIAARAISSGKLADIATNIIRPHYQRKIKILENTLDAAMPNVPWFLHQGEGAIFAWLWLKDLPMTDWEFYQQLKQVGVIAVPGSTFFPGLQEDWQHKQQCLRISLTATESEIAEAMQRLAKVTEKVYQLVEA encoded by the coding sequence ATGAATCTTGTTCTATCTCAATTTGGTTCGCAGATGTCTCAGTTAACGGGAGTTAGAGCAATTATGAAAGACATTATTGAAACCCTGAGAAATAGTGCAGGAAGAGAATTTATCAATCTTAGCGCAGGTAATCCAGTTATTTTGCCCGAAGTTGAGCAGCTATGGCGCGACTGTACTCAAGAATTATTAGCTAGCGATGAATATGGTGAAGTAGTCTGCCGTTATGGCTCATCTCAGGGCTATACACCTTTGATTGAGGCGGTAGTTCAAGATTTTAATGCTCGTTATGGTTTAAATTTAAGCGATCGCCATATCTTAATCACAGGCGGTTCACAAGCACTATATCTTTATGCTGCCAATGCTTTTGGTGGCTATACGGCATCAGGAGATTTAAGACAGGTAGTCTTGCCTCTTAGTCCCGACTATACAGGTTACGGCGGAGTCAGTCTAACTCCAGAGGCTTTGTTAGCATACAAACCTACATTAGAAATTGACGAGGATAAACATCGGTTTAAATATCGCCCTGATTTTAGTCAACTGCAAATAAATGAGCAAACTGGCTGCGTCATTTTTTCTCGCCCTTGCAACCCGACAGGAAACGTAATTAGTGATGAGGAAGTAAAGAAAATAGCTGCGTTAGCTGCCAAGCAGGATGTTCCCGTATTGATTGATTCGGCTTATGCACCACCTTATCCTGCCTTGAACTTTACTGAAATGACTCCTCAGTTTGGCGATAATATTATTCACTGCATGAGCTTATCGAAAGCAGGATTACCAGGAGAGAGAATTGGTATTGCTATCGGCGATCCTCAATTAATCGAGATCTTAGAATCTTTTCAAACCAATGCTTGTATTCATTCGTCTCGATACGGTCAGGCGATCGCAGCCAGAGCAATTTCATCTGGTAAACTAGCCGATATCGCCACCAATATTATTCGTCCTCACTATCAACGTAAAATAAAAATATTAGAAAATACCCTCGATGCTGCTATGCCAAATGTTCCGTGGTTTCTGCATCAAGGAGAAGGCGCGATCTTTGCTTGGTTATGGCTCAAGGATCTGCCAATGACAGATTGGGAATTTTATCAGCAACTCAAGCAGGTAGGGGTAATTGCTGTACCTGGAAGTACTTTCTTCCCAGGATTACAAGAAGACTGGCAACATAAACAACAATGTTTAAGGATCAGTTTAACTGCTACAGAATCGGAAATAGCAGAAGCAATGCAGCGTTTAGCGAAAGTGACTGAAAAAGTATATCAATTGGTAGAAGCATAA
- the rimM gene encoding ribosome maturation factor RimM (Essential for efficient processing of 16S rRNA), with the protein MNDEPLTVNQPEELLEVGIITSPQGLKGELRVYPDSDFPERFTQAGTRWLQHPDTSDLKEVQLQGGRYIAGKNLYVIKIEGIEDRRQAEELRNYKLLVDKRDRPKLKAGEYHVSDLVGLEVFDRQTQEIIGVVIDLYSAGNDLLEIELYKQSGTKVKSQRDLSQISRRSKRKKYRPKPNKPLTIFIPFVKEIVPVVDIANQRLEISPPDGLINIHETE; encoded by the coding sequence ATGAACGATGAACCATTAACCGTTAACCAGCCAGAAGAATTGTTGGAGGTAGGGATAATTACCTCACCCCAGGGTTTGAAAGGAGAACTGCGAGTATATCCCGATTCTGATTTTCCCGAACGATTTACTCAGGCTGGTACTCGTTGGCTACAGCATCCCGATACATCCGATCTTAAAGAAGTGCAGTTGCAGGGTGGTAGATATATAGCAGGAAAAAACCTCTATGTGATTAAAATAGAAGGAATTGAAGATCGTAGGCAAGCAGAAGAATTACGCAATTATAAATTATTAGTTGACAAGCGCGATCGCCCTAAACTAAAAGCCGGTGAATATCATGTTTCGGATTTGGTAGGCTTGGAAGTCTTCGATCGACAAACACAGGAAATCATTGGTGTAGTCATAGATCTTTACTCAGCGGGAAATGATTTATTAGAAATTGAGTTATACAAGCAGTCTGGAACAAAGGTCAAATCTCAACGGGATCTTTCACAGATTAGCCGACGTAGTAAACGTAAAAAATACAGACCAAAACCGAACAAACCCCTAACCATATTTATTCCTTTCGTCAAAGAGATAGTTCCAGTAGTAGATATTGCTAACCAACGCCTGGAAATATCTCCTCCCGACGGGTTGATTAATATTCACGAAACTGAATAA
- the arfB gene encoding alternative ribosome rescue aminoacyl-tRNA hydrolase ArfB encodes MLKISEQIIIPSQEIDIKAVRSQGAGGQNVNKVSTAIHLRFDVRASSLPEFYQEKLLKKLNQSQITKDGIIIIKAQQFRTQHQNKEDALRRLKDFISSALVRKKKRLPTKPSKGAKTRRLDSKTKRSQLKTSRKNVDYD; translated from the coding sequence ATGTTGAAAATTTCCGAACAAATTATTATTCCTAGTCAGGAGATAGACATAAAAGCCGTTCGTTCTCAAGGGGCTGGTGGTCAAAATGTTAATAAAGTATCTACCGCTATACATTTGCGCTTTGATGTTAGAGCATCATCCTTGCCTGAATTTTACCAAGAAAAGCTGTTAAAAAAACTCAATCAGTCTCAAATTACCAAAGATGGAATAATTATAATTAAAGCGCAGCAGTTTCGTACTCAGCATCAAAATAAAGAAGATGCCTTAAGACGACTGAAAGACTTCATTAGCAGCGCACTAGTCAGAAAGAAGAAAAGACTTCCAACTAAGCCATCTAAAGGTGCAAAAACAAGACGATTAGACAGCAAAACGAAACGAAGTCAGTTAAAAACTTCCAGAAAAAATGTTGATTACGATTGA
- a CDS encoding HAD family phosphatase, with protein sequence MSLKAVFLDFTGVIIDDEAIKQELVADILLSENLRADEDEYTQYCRGRSDRACLKDILAKRGRILPDEYIDKLLQTKDRGYRQKIDSLAQLPLAPHVAEFLTQLKEQNIAVGLVTGTNRSQVEYILEKAELTQYFDLIIAGDDLAASKPEPEPYLLAAKNLNLKPSECLAIEDNPVGIEAAKRAKIQVVGISNIYPLHMLQRQANWTVDDFMEIELDRVDRVLSQAK encoded by the coding sequence ATGAGTCTGAAAGCAGTTTTCTTGGATTTTACTGGTGTAATTATTGATGATGAGGCGATTAAGCAAGAGTTAGTAGCAGATATACTACTCAGTGAAAATTTGCGAGCAGACGAAGACGAATATACTCAATATTGCCGAGGTAGAAGCGATCGCGCCTGCTTAAAAGATATTTTAGCTAAACGCGGTCGTATTTTACCCGACGAATATATTGATAAATTGCTTCAAACCAAAGATCGAGGATATCGACAAAAGATTGACTCCTTAGCCCAATTACCTCTAGCCCCCCATGTAGCTGAATTTTTGACTCAGTTAAAAGAGCAAAACATCGCCGTTGGGTTGGTAACAGGTACAAATCGTTCTCAAGTTGAATATATTTTGGAGAAAGCCGAACTTACTCAATATTTCGATTTAATTATTGCAGGAGACGATTTAGCCGCCAGTAAACCCGAACCCGAACCCTATTTATTAGCAGCTAAAAATCTTAATTTAAAGCCTTCAGAGTGTTTGGCAATTGAAGATAACCCTGTCGGAATCGAAGCAGCCAAACGAGCTAAGATACAGGTGGTGGGAATATCTAATATTTATCCGCTGCATATGTTGCAGCGTCAGGCTAATTGGACAGTAGATGACTTTATGGAAATCGAGCTTGACCGAGTAGATCGAGTTTTGTCTCAAGCTAAATAA
- a CDS encoding class I SAM-dependent methyltransferase, whose product MATGQDTLWEKFLQPIFGFLVDREALKELLEKIDWDTQSDRLSNPSLIYPEYYSSQNFHGIKGGYLTTGAAVTYDPVTKYALPPNEDWNREAVIKAITCNPQKILDLGCGTGSTTMMLKQAFPKADVIGLDLSPQMLVMSQYKAQQAGLDIQWVHGIAEATEFADGEFDVVTASLLFHEAPPSISQAVLKEAYRLLKPGGQVIILDGHQKTLRNTIWLTDIFEEPYIKEYAAGSVDAWLGQAGFNQVLTEDVCWTNQLSTGVKSSSN is encoded by the coding sequence ATGGCTACTGGTCAAGATACTCTGTGGGAAAAGTTTCTCCAGCCCATCTTTGGGTTTTTAGTCGATCGCGAGGCGTTAAAAGAACTTTTGGAGAAGATCGACTGGGATACCCAGAGCGATCGCCTAAGCAACCCTAGTTTAATTTATCCTGAGTATTATAGCTCCCAAAATTTTCATGGCATCAAGGGTGGTTATTTGACTACTGGCGCAGCAGTAACTTACGATCCTGTGACTAAATACGCCTTACCTCCCAACGAAGATTGGAACAGAGAAGCGGTAATCAAAGCGATTACCTGTAATCCCCAGAAAATACTCGATCTTGGCTGTGGCACTGGTTCAACTACCATGATGCTTAAGCAAGCTTTCCCTAAAGCAGATGTCATTGGCTTAGATTTATCGCCGCAAATGTTGGTGATGTCTCAATACAAAGCACAGCAAGCAGGATTAGATATTCAATGGGTTCACGGGATAGCTGAGGCAACTGAGTTTGCCGATGGTGAATTTGATGTTGTAACAGCTTCACTACTGTTTCATGAGGCTCCTCCTTCTATATCCCAAGCGGTATTAAAAGAAGCATATCGTTTACTGAAGCCAGGAGGACAGGTAATCATTCTGGATGGACATCAAAAAACTCTGCGCAATACTATTTGGCTAACAGATATATTTGAAGAACCCTATATTAAAGAGTACGCTGCCGGTAGCGTTGATGCTTGGTTGGGTCAAGCAGGTTTCAATCAAGTCTTAACCGAAGACGTTTGCTGGACAAATCAGCTAAGTACAGGAGTAAAATCGAGCAGTAATTAG
- a CDS encoding CHASE3 domain-containing protein encodes MSIFAKEFKWNRFWSRVPTKYRRAIIIAIPIVSIIPAMVGWTWSRQAKGNAYWWINHTQQVINDSNVLLQFAINAETGLRGYALTRQTEFLEPYNQATQEIPVYLEQLEILISDNKRQQQNLQKLEQNIQTTLNSLAQSLNILKSDPQLENNSQLIKIYSQGKAEMDRLRNSIDVFKDEEWRLLNLRQQKIAQIEQVNNIFLGITIVSGVLSYWLAMRLYYQSETELEKKAQEISQTNQNLSLANKLLEERNQELNQFAYVVSHDLKAPLRAIANLSEWLEEDLQDKLDENTSKHLILIRSRVQRMTSFIDGLLEYSRAGRVNSQKTIVDVQKLLDEIIDSLAPRPDLVVKINGKMPTIETKALPLQQVFSNLISNAIKHHHRQDGLITISVLENPEYYQFSVADDGVGIAPEHQEKIFIIFQTLTTKDKTENTGIGLSIVKRIIDNQGEKIWLESQPNQGTTFHFTWAKN; translated from the coding sequence ATGTCCATATTTGCCAAAGAGTTTAAATGGAATCGATTTTGGTCTAGAGTCCCTACAAAATATCGTAGAGCAATTATTATCGCGATTCCTATAGTCTCAATTATACCAGCGATGGTTGGTTGGACTTGGTCGCGACAGGCAAAAGGTAACGCTTATTGGTGGATTAACCATACTCAACAAGTGATTAACGACAGTAATGTTTTGCTGCAATTTGCCATCAATGCAGAAACGGGTTTACGTGGCTATGCTCTTACCCGACAAACTGAGTTTTTAGAGCCATATAATCAAGCTACTCAAGAAATACCTGTTTATCTTGAACAGTTAGAAATATTAATCTCAGACAATAAGCGACAGCAGCAGAATTTACAAAAGCTCGAACAAAATATACAAACCACTTTAAATTCACTGGCACAAAGCTTAAACATTTTAAAATCAGATCCACAGTTAGAAAACAATTCGCAGTTAATTAAAATATACAGCCAAGGTAAAGCCGAAATGGATCGCTTGAGAAACTCAATAGATGTTTTTAAAGACGAAGAATGGAGGTTACTAAATCTTCGGCAACAAAAAATCGCTCAAATTGAACAAGTCAATAATATTTTTCTCGGTATAACTATTGTTAGTGGAGTATTGAGTTATTGGCTAGCAATGAGGCTTTATTATCAATCCGAAACCGAATTAGAAAAGAAAGCGCAAGAAATTAGCCAAACTAATCAAAATTTATCTTTAGCTAATAAGTTATTAGAAGAACGTAATCAAGAATTAAATCAATTTGCTTATGTAGTTTCTCACGACCTCAAAGCACCCTTAAGAGCGATCGCTAATTTATCAGAATGGTTAGAAGAAGATTTACAAGATAAATTAGATGAAAACACGAGTAAACATTTGATTCTTATACGTAGTCGCGTTCAACGCATGACTAGTTTTATTGACGGATTATTAGAATATTCTCGTGCCGGGAGAGTCAATAGTCAAAAAACGATAGTTGATGTCCAAAAACTATTAGACGAAATTATTGATTCTCTTGCCCCTCGACCTGACTTGGTGGTTAAAATTAATGGCAAAATGCCAACTATAGAAACCAAAGCTCTACCCTTACAGCAGGTGTTTAGTAATCTGATTAGCAATGCTATTAAGCATCATCATCGCCAAGATGGTTTAATAACTATTTCTGTCCTAGAAAACCCAGAATATTATCAGTTTTCTGTAGCAGATGATGGAGTTGGTATTGCTCCAGAACATCAAGAAAAAATCTTTATAATTTTTCAAACTTTAACTACTAAAGATAAAACAGAGAACACTGGTATTGGTTTATCTATAGTCAAAAGAATTATTGACAATCAAGGTGAAAAAATTTGGCTAGAATCGCAACCAAATCAAGGAACTACATTTCATTTTACTTGGGCTAAAAATTAG
- a CDS encoding DUF3611 family protein — protein sequence MYEPAESDQSNHLPSKRKFAQTFRILSRISYWIHLILGAISGLTLLLVTFSRNTTQSASLGGGVGIFIAMFSLIALGFRVYWDWRYNQLAKKLQRVETDAQPTRIEIIKVLRIGLLVSSIGLLLALIASEISLISLIAKAIAKPQGVAVYEREQVVRIADLLLNLAQFNILGAHFFGSANSLGLLSWISKEEV from the coding sequence ATGTATGAACCAGCAGAATCAGATCAATCAAATCATTTGCCTAGTAAACGTAAGTTTGCTCAAACTTTTCGCATATTAAGCCGTATTAGCTATTGGATTCACCTAATTTTAGGTGCTATATCAGGACTTACACTGTTGCTGGTAACTTTTAGTCGTAATACTACTCAAAGTGCTAGTTTAGGAGGTGGAGTAGGCATCTTTATTGCCATGTTTAGCCTGATTGCTTTAGGATTTAGAGTTTATTGGGACTGGCGTTATAATCAGCTAGCTAAAAAGTTGCAACGAGTCGAGACTGATGCGCAACCAACTAGAATCGAAATTATTAAAGTACTGCGAATTGGTTTACTAGTAAGTTCTATTGGACTACTTTTAGCGCTTATCGCCTCAGAAATTAGCTTGATCTCTCTAATAGCAAAAGCGATCGCCAAACCCCAAGGAGTTGCTGTCTATGAACGAGAACAGGTGGTTAGAATCGCTGACTTGCTGTTGAATCTGGCGCAGTTTAATATTTTGGGCGCGCATTTCTTTGGTAGTGCCAACTCGTTAGGATTGCTTAGCTGGATTTCCAAAGAAGAGGTTTAA
- a CDS encoding ion channel — MKNKGDRASIPYKDRRAGKFRIDFRQGRYEFPHRDAWYTYWQEPYYLLLTIPWWGFFVLSVLSYIAVNALFAVGYLLGGNCIENAASGSFSDAFFFSVQTLASIGYGAMYPTTTYANILVTIEAFVGVVGIAMITGLAFTKFSQPTAKVMFSQVATISQYNGIPTLMLRTANKRRNQIIEAQIRVYLMRDEISAEGKHMRRFHLLKLLRNQTPRFTLSWTVMHPINQNSPLWGATPESLAQTKAMLIVSLSGIDETVSQPLHAPYYYGANDILWHHRFADVIHPTPEGHFYVDYSNFHDAIPIADREEAIGS; from the coding sequence ATGAAAAATAAAGGCGATCGCGCTTCTATACCTTACAAAGATCGTCGTGCTGGTAAATTTCGGATTGATTTTCGTCAGGGACGTTATGAATTTCCTCATCGAGATGCTTGGTATACTTACTGGCAAGAACCTTACTATTTACTGCTAACTATTCCCTGGTGGGGATTTTTTGTGCTTAGTGTCTTATCGTATATCGCGGTAAATGCTCTTTTTGCCGTTGGCTATTTACTAGGAGGAAACTGTATCGAGAATGCTGCATCTGGTTCATTTAGCGATGCTTTCTTCTTTAGCGTCCAGACTTTAGCTTCAATTGGTTATGGCGCGATGTATCCCACTACTACCTATGCCAATATCCTCGTCACAATTGAGGCATTTGTGGGAGTAGTAGGAATTGCCATGATTACAGGACTAGCATTTACCAAGTTTTCCCAGCCTACAGCCAAGGTAATGTTTAGCCAAGTAGCAACTATTTCTCAATATAACGGTATTCCCACGCTAATGTTGAGGACAGCCAACAAACGTCGCAATCAAATTATTGAGGCGCAAATACGAGTTTATTTAATGCGGGATGAAATTAGTGCCGAAGGCAAACATATGCGTCGGTTTCACTTGCTCAAATTATTACGCAATCAAACACCAAGATTTACTCTCAGTTGGACAGTAATGCACCCAATTAATCAAAATAGTCCCCTGTGGGGTGCAACTCCAGAATCTTTAGCTCAAACTAAAGCGATGTTGATAGTATCTTTAAGCGGAATAGACGAAACCGTATCTCAGCCTCTTCATGCACCTTACTATTATGGTGCGAATGATATTTTATGGCATCATCGCTTTGCCGATGTGATTCATCCGACTCCTGAAGGTCATTTTTACGTGGACTACAGCAATTTTCATGATGCAATTCCCATCGCCGATCGTGAAGAGGCAATTGGCAGCTAG
- a CDS encoding MFS transporter: MPKNINSASVIIKATLLLTSTLTVMSGATIAPSLPAMQEYFAVVENSELLVRLVLTLPALFIAFGGLFAGQLVDRIGRKPLLIASTLIYGIAGASGFVLNSLWTILIGRALLGLAVAGIMTGVTTLIADYYLGQKRADFMGLQAAFMGLGGVVFLSVGGFIADLNWRFPFLIYWSAWPIMLAIATTLFEPNRQVNNQNKDSLKVNQSNMPIGVLAMIYGVALFYMVAFYLIPVQLPFYLKNLSNASASASGLAIAAFTLASSIASLRYGSIKQRLGFVSIVVAAFAIAAMGYVIIGFAGSYNLVLLGLIVAGLGFGLLMPNLNVWLASIIPDSLRGRALGGLTTFFFLGQFLSPVVSQPVTNSVGLDNTYIFTGVALLVVALIFFGFKKSIKSWCQSC; the protein is encoded by the coding sequence ATGCCTAAAAATATTAATTCTGCTTCTGTGATTATTAAGGCTACTCTACTATTAACTAGCACTCTCACAGTAATGTCGGGAGCTACTATTGCTCCATCTCTGCCTGCGATGCAGGAGTATTTTGCTGTTGTAGAAAATTCTGAACTTTTAGTTCGTTTAGTGCTAACTCTTCCAGCTTTGTTTATTGCCTTTGGCGGGTTGTTTGCAGGTCAATTGGTCGATCGCATCGGACGCAAACCATTACTAATTGCTTCAACTTTAATATATGGAATAGCTGGTGCTTCGGGATTTGTCTTAAATTCTCTCTGGACTATCTTAATTGGTCGTGCCTTGCTGGGTTTAGCCGTAGCAGGAATCATGACAGGAGTTACGACTTTAATTGCCGATTATTATCTGGGACAAAAAAGAGCTGACTTTATGGGGTTGCAGGCAGCCTTTATGGGTTTAGGAGGAGTGGTGTTTCTTTCTGTCGGTGGCTTTATTGCCGATCTTAACTGGCGTTTTCCTTTTTTGATTTATTGGTCAGCTTGGCCGATTATGCTGGCGATCGCAACTACGCTTTTTGAACCAAATCGCCAGGTAAATAATCAAAATAAAGATTCGTTGAAAGTCAATCAATCTAATATGCCTATCGGCGTATTGGCAATGATCTATGGTGTGGCTTTATTTTATATGGTGGCATTTTATCTTATTCCCGTACAGCTGCCGTTTTATCTCAAAAATTTGAGTAATGCTAGTGCTTCTGCTTCGGGTTTGGCGATCGCAGCTTTTACCCTAGCTAGTTCGATTGCATCTTTGAGATATGGCTCGATTAAACAGCGTTTGGGCTTTGTCAGTATTGTAGTTGCTGCTTTTGCGATCGCAGCTATGGGTTATGTAATTATTGGTTTTGCTGGTAGCTATAACCTGGTTTTGCTTGGCTTAATTGTTGCAGGTTTGGGCTTTGGCTTATTGATGCCCAATCTTAACGTCTGGCTTGCTAGTATTATTCCTGACTCGCTTCGGGGTAGGGCTTTGGGCGGCTTGACTACTTTCTTTTTCTTGGGGCAATTTTTATCTCCCGTTGTTTCCCAACCTGTAACTAACTCGGTAGGATTGGATAACACTTATATTTTTACAGGAGTTGCTTTACTAGTGGTTGCTTTAATCTTTTTTGGCTTTAAAAAGTCGATTAAATCCTGGTGTCAAAGCTGTTAA
- a CDS encoding phospholipase D-like domain-containing protein, with amino-acid sequence MSTFVESALWWLFIAFLILSLIIFVGFYLRGVFRDRIAYKVKHAPKPDDPQFPLILASITNSFITDGIVTDFWNEASAIQQARLDAISQAKRTIDFETFFMTPGKRADDFAVALAERASAGVEIRLIIDHYGSKDMSDQYWRRLRGAGIKVSLFNSFKWRAPLDYAGRTHRKLLLIDGKFGLVGGAGISDLWDGVEKDDDTQPWLDVEMRLEGKIIAILAGVFSQHWTFGNGTADLSQLKFQTFKSAGDKLQQEQDRQHLMLVIPGANPRISFSPIQAFKYNSIICARKRIWLASPYFLPDQNSIDILVAAKQDGVDVRILTTSDRSDKKLVYYASYEHYDKLLQGNVEIYEYQPSMTHAKLLLIDDIWATTGSANFDPRSFIHNEELDICTAQPKLIEGIKNTFEKGFAQSKRVTYAEWKKRSLFKHRIVGNVVDFFERQL; translated from the coding sequence ATGTCGACTTTTGTTGAATCTGCCTTATGGTGGCTGTTTATTGCCTTCTTAATCCTTAGCCTGATCATTTTTGTCGGTTTTTATCTGCGGGGTGTATTTCGCGATCGCATTGCCTATAAAGTTAAGCACGCACCCAAACCAGACGATCCCCAGTTTCCCTTGATCCTAGCTAGTATTACCAACTCATTTATCACCGATGGTATAGTCACTGATTTTTGGAATGAAGCCAGTGCAATTCAACAGGCTCGCTTAGATGCAATCAGTCAGGCAAAACGGACAATCGATTTTGAAACCTTTTTTATGACTCCTGGCAAAAGAGCCGATGATTTTGCTGTTGCTCTAGCTGAAAGAGCTTCGGCCGGTGTGGAAATACGCTTGATTATAGACCATTATGGTAGCAAAGATATGTCAGATCAATACTGGCGACGTTTACGGGGTGCAGGAATAAAAGTCTCGTTGTTCAATTCCTTTAAGTGGCGCGCCCCTTTAGATTATGCTGGGCGTACTCACCGTAAACTCTTGCTAATTGATGGCAAATTTGGCTTGGTAGGCGGTGCGGGTATTTCCGATCTCTGGGATGGAGTCGAAAAAGACGACGATACCCAGCCTTGGTTAGATGTCGAAATGCGTTTAGAAGGTAAAATCATCGCTATTTTGGCAGGAGTATTTTCACAACACTGGACTTTTGGCAATGGTACAGCAGATTTAAGTCAGCTAAAGTTTCAAACTTTTAAGAGTGCTGGGGATAAATTGCAGCAAGAGCAAGATCGACAACATTTGATGCTAGTAATACCTGGTGCTAACCCGAGAATCAGCTTCTCTCCAATTCAAGCTTTTAAATACAACAGTATTATCTGCGCTAGAAAGCGTATTTGGCTAGCTAGCCCTTATTTTTTACCCGACCAAAATTCAATCGATATTTTGGTGGCAGCAAAACAAGATGGTGTAGATGTTCGCATACTTACTACCAGCGATCGTAGTGATAAGAAACTTGTTTACTATGCTTCTTATGAACACTATGACAAGTTGCTTCAAGGTAATGTCGAAATTTATGAATATCAGCCCAGTATGACCCATGCCAAGTTGCTGTTGATTGATGATATTTGGGCAACTACAGGTAGTGCCAACTTTGACCCTCGCAGCTTTATCCACAATGAGGAACTAGATATATGCACTGCCCAACCAAAGTTAATCGAAGGCATTAAAAATACTTTTGAAAAAGGCTTTGCTCAAAGTAAACGTGTAACTTATGCAGAGTGGAAAAAGCGATCCCTATTTAAACACCGTATTGTAGGTAATGTGGTTGATTTCTTCGAGCGGCAACTATAA
- a CDS encoding zinc metalloprotease HtpX — MFKGGQIKTAVLLGLMSGLLVLGGYWATGNGQGALMGLIFAAITSFGSWFYSDKAALAAYKAQLVTREQAPELYDMVANLVKKADLPMPQLCVVPTQTPNAFATGRNPDHAALAVTEGIMQILDKDELAGVIAHELTHIRNRDTLTQAVAGTLGGAVTFLGRILSFGALYGPVNRDSRQGSNPLGVLILVVLAPISASLIQMAISRTREFAADRGSAEITGNPLALASALQKLESIGKKIPMNGNPAFEPVLIINPFSGSGLQSLFRTHPPTEERVRQLQEIARQQQTYTNASNQSN, encoded by the coding sequence ATGTTTAAAGGTGGTCAAATTAAAACCGCTGTCCTTTTGGGTTTAATGAGCGGACTATTAGTTTTGGGTGGCTACTGGGCAACAGGAAATGGTCAAGGAGCTTTGATGGGTTTAATCTTTGCTGCAATAACCAGCTTTGGCTCTTGGTTTTATTCCGACAAAGCTGCTTTAGCTGCCTATAAAGCGCAACTCGTTACTCGAGAACAAGCACCAGAACTATACGACATGGTTGCCAACTTAGTAAAAAAGGCAGATTTACCGATGCCTCAACTGTGCGTTGTCCCTACCCAAACACCTAACGCTTTTGCCACAGGTAGAAATCCCGATCATGCTGCGCTAGCAGTGACTGAAGGAATTATGCAAATCCTAGATAAAGATGAGCTGGCGGGGGTGATTGCGCACGAACTAACTCACATTAGAAACCGAGATACTCTAACCCAAGCAGTGGCTGGTACTCTTGGTGGTGCAGTAACCTTTTTAGGTAGAATACTTTCCTTCGGTGCGTTGTATGGTCCAGTTAATCGAGATAGCCGTCAGGGTAGTAATCCACTTGGCGTTTTGATTTTAGTTGTCTTGGCACCTATTTCGGCATCTTTAATTCAGATGGCAATTTCTCGTACTCGTGAGTTCGCCGCCGATCGAGGTTCAGCCGAGATTACAGGTAATCCTTTGGCTTTAGCTAGCGCTTTACAAAAACTCGAATCAATCGGTAAAAAAATACCCATGAACGGCAATCCTGCTTTTGAACCTGTATTAATTATTAATCCTTTTTCGGGCAGTGGTTTACAATCTCTGTTTCGGACACATCCCCCTACAGAAGAACGCGTCAGACAGCTACAGGAAATAGCTCGACAACAACAAACTTATACCAATGCCTCTAATCAATCTAATTAA